A section of the Verrucomicrobium sp. GAS474 genome encodes:
- a CDS encoding L,D-transpeptidase, protein MNTPRRLRVDVAAQRVDLLKGATVLWSAPVSTSLFGLGEEEGSNKTPRGRFRVAEKIGDGEPLGTRFVGRKPTGEVWTPEAPLQEVDWVLTRILWLEGLDPANANTKGRYVYFHGTNREDRIGTPASHGCIRLCNAEMIALFDRVAVGTEVDIVG, encoded by the coding sequence ATGAACACCCCCCGCAGGCTCCGCGTCGACGTCGCCGCGCAGCGCGTCGACCTGCTGAAGGGGGCGACGGTCCTCTGGTCGGCCCCCGTCAGCACCTCGCTCTTCGGGCTCGGGGAAGAGGAGGGGAGCAACAAGACCCCCCGGGGCCGCTTCCGCGTCGCCGAGAAGATCGGCGACGGGGAGCCCCTCGGCACCCGCTTCGTCGGGCGGAAGCCGACCGGCGAGGTCTGGACGCCCGAGGCCCCGCTCCAGGAAGTCGATTGGGTCCTCACCCGCATCCTCTGGCTCGAGGGCCTCGATCCGGCGAACGCGAACACGAAGGGCCGCTACGTCTATTTCCACGGGACGAACCGGGAAGACCGGATCGGCACCCCCGCCTCCCACGGCTGCATCCGGCTGTGCAACGCCGAGATGATCGCGTTGTTCGACCGCGTCGCGGTCGGAACCGAGGTTGATATTGTCGGGTAG
- a CDS encoding TIGR00730 family Rossman fold protein: MPAGIESKADLVTNVLNEGSVRAPYGTGDAGLDAKIKAFLAETGLDPACKEYFEMVVSVYRIAQQETTPADRYLFNQSLKELRYASKIFSQYRDRKKVVVFGSARTPTRAREYRAARDFGEMMTKHGYMTITGGGDGIMGAAHEGAGRENSFGLNIALPFEQKANATIYGDSKLINFHYFFTRKLNFVKEAHAIVLFPGGFGTMDEGFEAITLMQTGKAVIRPVVFVDAPGGNFWRTFEKYLREHLLRDGLISESDFHLFKFTDDLNVARKEIEAFYYNFHSYRGIGTQTVIRLRREVPEGALKRLRDDFADILHTDDDLRACAVFPEEAHDKAIADLPRLCLTFDRKAWGRFRQLIDRLNEF, translated from the coding sequence ATGCCTGCCGGAATTGAGAGTAAAGCCGATCTGGTGACGAATGTGTTGAATGAAGGTTCGGTCCGCGCTCCCTACGGGACCGGCGATGCGGGCCTCGATGCGAAGATCAAGGCCTTCCTGGCCGAGACGGGCCTCGATCCGGCCTGCAAGGAATACTTCGAGATGGTTGTCTCGGTCTATCGGATCGCGCAGCAGGAGACGACGCCGGCCGACCGCTACCTCTTCAACCAGTCGCTGAAGGAGCTCCGCTACGCGAGCAAGATTTTCTCCCAATACAGGGACCGGAAAAAGGTCGTCGTCTTCGGCTCGGCCCGGACGCCGACGCGGGCGCGGGAATACCGGGCGGCCCGCGACTTCGGCGAGATGATGACGAAGCACGGCTACATGACGATCACCGGCGGCGGCGACGGCATCATGGGCGCGGCCCATGAGGGGGCGGGGCGCGAGAACAGCTTCGGGCTGAACATCGCCCTGCCGTTCGAGCAGAAGGCGAACGCGACGATCTACGGCGACTCGAAGCTGATCAACTTCCACTACTTCTTCACGCGGAAGCTGAACTTCGTGAAGGAGGCCCACGCCATCGTCCTCTTCCCGGGCGGCTTCGGGACGATGGACGAGGGCTTCGAGGCGATCACCCTCATGCAGACCGGCAAGGCGGTGATCCGCCCCGTCGTCTTCGTCGACGCGCCGGGCGGCAACTTCTGGCGGACCTTCGAGAAATACCTCCGGGAGCACCTCCTCCGCGACGGTCTCATCTCCGAGTCCGATTTCCACCTCTTCAAGTTCACCGACGACCTCAACGTCGCCCGCAAGGAGATTGAGGCGTTCTATTACAACTTCCATTCCTACCGGGGCATCGGGACGCAGACGGTGATCCGCCTCCGCCGCGAGGTCCCGGAGGGGGCGCTGAAGCGGCTCCGCGACGACTTCGCCGACATCCTCCATACCGACGACGATCTTCGCGCCTGCGCCGTCTTCCCTGAGGAGGCCCACGACAAGGCGATCGCCGACCTGCCCCGCCTCTGCCTTACCTTCGACCGCAAGGCCTGGGGCCGTTTCCGCCAGTTGATCGACCGGCTGAACGAGTTCTAA
- a CDS encoding bifunctional homocysteine S-methyltransferase/methylenetetrahydrofolate reductase — protein sequence MAHSKMNLLDELEERILVGDGATGSYLHALGVPAGACLEEANLSQPDLVTKVYDDYIAAGARVVETNSFGANRLRLARYGLDGKVSEINWKAARLLADAAKGKNVYVGGSVSPLQVRPTDPVLTDDDRRSLYREQIGALLDGGCHLLFLETFTELSELLLALDVFQNLSNVPVVTSLGISEEGRLGSGEDFQTAFRALRKAGADIVGVNGTCGVQASLSLFDRLELGIDDVAAAYPNAGKPEFYEGRFNYSASPEYFAANAPLFVERGVRLLGGDYGTSPAHTAALAAAVADLKPRKGGKPARPLRVSTVEAKPQPLAPQAPVEDSLLERLKTKPVTIVELDSPKTLSMEKFMEGARSLDAAGADAITLADNSLAILRVSNLAAAVLIRRELKAIPLLHLACRDRNLLGLQSEVMGLGALGFRHLLAITGDPAKFGDHPGATSVYDLNSIGLLKLLEGMNRGVNAVGKDLKGKTDFVIGCAFNPNAKNFDSQVKKLESKVKAGAQYVMTQPVFDAALVKKTVAAVSALGVPVFVGLMPLLNARNAEFLHNEVPGIVIPDAVREQFRHAADDKAAAECGHRFAAGIRDEIRAHANGTAGGLYLITPFLRYEASVRLMQG from the coding sequence ATGGCACACTCGAAAATGAACCTGTTGGACGAACTCGAAGAACGGATCCTCGTCGGCGACGGCGCGACCGGCAGCTACCTCCACGCCCTCGGCGTCCCCGCCGGGGCCTGCCTCGAGGAGGCGAACCTGAGCCAGCCCGACCTCGTCACGAAGGTCTACGACGATTACATCGCCGCCGGGGCCCGCGTCGTCGAGACGAACAGCTTCGGCGCGAACCGCCTCCGCCTCGCCCGCTACGGCCTCGACGGCAAGGTGAGCGAGATCAACTGGAAGGCCGCCCGCCTCCTCGCCGACGCGGCGAAGGGGAAGAACGTCTACGTCGGCGGCTCGGTCAGCCCGCTCCAGGTCCGCCCCACCGATCCCGTCCTCACCGACGACGACCGCCGCTCCCTCTACCGGGAGCAGATCGGCGCCCTCCTCGACGGCGGCTGCCATCTCCTCTTCCTCGAGACCTTCACCGAGCTTTCCGAGCTCCTCCTCGCCCTCGACGTCTTCCAGAACCTCTCCAACGTCCCCGTCGTCACCTCCCTCGGCATCTCCGAGGAGGGCCGCCTCGGCAGCGGCGAGGACTTCCAGACCGCCTTCCGCGCCCTCCGCAAGGCGGGGGCCGACATCGTCGGCGTCAACGGCACGTGCGGCGTCCAAGCCTCACTGAGCCTCTTCGACCGCCTCGAGCTCGGCATCGACGACGTCGCCGCCGCCTACCCGAACGCGGGGAAGCCCGAGTTCTACGAGGGCCGCTTCAACTACTCGGCGAGCCCGGAGTACTTCGCCGCCAACGCCCCCCTCTTCGTCGAGCGCGGCGTCCGCCTCCTCGGCGGCGACTACGGCACCAGCCCCGCCCACACCGCCGCCCTCGCCGCCGCCGTCGCCGACCTGAAGCCCCGGAAAGGCGGGAAGCCGGCCCGCCCCCTCCGCGTCTCGACCGTCGAGGCCAAGCCCCAGCCCCTCGCGCCGCAGGCCCCCGTCGAGGATTCCCTCCTCGAGCGGCTGAAGACGAAGCCGGTCACGATCGTCGAGCTCGATTCCCCCAAGACCCTCTCCATGGAGAAGTTCATGGAGGGAGCCCGCTCCCTCGATGCCGCCGGGGCCGACGCGATCACGCTGGCCGACAATTCCCTCGCCATCCTCCGCGTCAGCAACCTCGCCGCCGCCGTCCTGATCCGGCGGGAACTGAAGGCGATCCCCCTCCTCCACCTCGCCTGCCGGGACCGGAACCTCCTCGGCCTCCAGTCGGAGGTCATGGGCCTCGGCGCGCTCGGCTTCCGCCACCTCCTCGCCATCACGGGCGATCCGGCGAAGTTCGGCGACCATCCCGGCGCGACCTCGGTCTACGACCTCAACTCGATCGGCCTCCTGAAGCTCCTCGAAGGGATGAACCGGGGCGTCAACGCCGTCGGCAAGGACCTGAAGGGGAAGACCGACTTCGTCATCGGCTGCGCCTTCAACCCGAACGCGAAGAACTTCGACAGCCAGGTGAAGAAACTCGAGTCGAAGGTGAAGGCCGGGGCCCAATACGTGATGACCCAGCCGGTCTTCGACGCCGCGCTGGTGAAGAAGACCGTCGCCGCCGTCTCGGCGCTCGGCGTTCCCGTCTTCGTCGGCCTCATGCCGCTCCTCAACGCGCGGAACGCCGAGTTCCTCCACAACGAGGTTCCCGGCATCGTGATCCCCGACGCCGTCCGCGAGCAGTTCCGCCACGCGGCCGACGACAAGGCCGCCGCCGAGTGCGGCCACCGCTTCGCCGCCGGGATTCGCGACGAGATCCGCGCCCACGCGAACGGGACCGCCGGCGGCCTCTACCTCATCACCCCGTTCCTCCGGTACGAGGCGAGCGTCCGGCTGATGCAGGGATAG
- a CDS encoding dihydroneopterin aldolase, which translates to MSDRILISRLRVSTFIGLYDEERAREQEVVFSVEIEPAPGAIAAAAAGDDIENTVDYSGAAQMIRAVAASRPRRLLETLAEETATALFALPGIVGLTLQIDKFVLPGADSTSVRIVRRKE; encoded by the coding sequence ATGTCCGATCGCATCCTGATCTCGCGTTTGCGCGTTAGCACCTTCATCGGCCTCTACGACGAGGAGCGGGCGCGGGAGCAGGAGGTCGTCTTCTCCGTCGAGATCGAGCCCGCGCCCGGCGCCATCGCCGCCGCCGCGGCGGGCGACGACATCGAGAACACCGTCGACTACAGCGGCGCGGCCCAGATGATCCGCGCCGTCGCCGCGTCGCGTCCCCGCCGCCTGCTGGAGACATTGGCCGAGGAGACGGCGACGGCCCTCTTCGCCCTCCCCGGGATCGTCGGCCTGACGCTCCAGATCGACAAGTTCGTCCTCCCCGGGGCCGACTCGACCAGCGTCCGCATCGTGCGGCGGAAGGAATGA
- a CDS encoding NUDIX domain-containing protein gives MAVIKNLILDWSGTLVDDFPPVLTATNALFEKRGKPAFSRDEFREKFRLPYAEFYKDHLPDATMEELELDYHEAFRHIQEEIPLLPFARDFLDYAHGRKMPVFLLSTIHADHFAVQSARLGIADCFTQAYTRALDKRKTITVLLAEHGLDPAETLFVGDMQHDIETARHGGVTSCAVLTGYDSLAKLKASNPDLLFQNLHQVRQWLEQNRTDAHAAPPVPTVGALIYNARGEVLMIETYKWSHCWGIPGGKIKGGETALDAVRREVREETGLDLAEIRFAGVQDCLYPPEFFRKAHFLLLTYTAALPPGASDAVTLNEEADRFRWVKPGEALSLNLNGPSRALLNHVRSHPDLAFAR, from the coding sequence ATGGCCGTCATCAAGAACCTCATCCTCGACTGGTCGGGCACCCTGGTCGACGACTTCCCGCCGGTGCTGACGGCGACCAATGCCCTCTTCGAGAAGCGGGGGAAGCCCGCCTTCAGCCGGGACGAGTTCCGGGAGAAATTCCGCCTTCCCTACGCCGAGTTTTACAAGGATCACCTCCCGGACGCGACGATGGAGGAGCTGGAACTCGACTATCACGAGGCCTTCCGCCACATCCAGGAGGAGATCCCGCTCCTCCCCTTCGCCCGCGATTTCCTCGACTACGCGCACGGCCGGAAGATGCCCGTCTTCCTTCTCAGCACGATCCATGCGGACCACTTCGCCGTCCAGAGCGCCCGCCTCGGCATCGCCGACTGCTTCACGCAGGCCTACACCCGCGCCCTCGACAAGCGGAAGACGATCACCGTCCTCCTCGCCGAGCACGGCCTCGATCCGGCGGAGACCCTCTTCGTCGGCGACATGCAGCACGACATCGAGACCGCCCGCCACGGCGGCGTGACGAGCTGCGCCGTGCTGACCGGCTACGACTCCCTCGCGAAGCTCAAGGCGAGCAATCCCGACCTCCTCTTCCAGAACCTCCACCAAGTCCGCCAGTGGCTCGAGCAGAACCGGACCGACGCCCATGCGGCCCCGCCCGTCCCGACCGTCGGCGCGCTGATCTACAACGCGCGGGGCGAGGTGCTGATGATCGAGACCTACAAGTGGAGCCACTGCTGGGGCATCCCCGGCGGCAAGATCAAGGGGGGCGAGACCGCCCTCGACGCCGTCCGCCGCGAGGTCCGCGAGGAGACGGGGCTCGACCTCGCCGAGATCCGCTTCGCCGGGGTCCAGGACTGCCTCTACCCGCCCGAGTTCTTCAGGAAGGCCCATTTCCTCCTCCTCACCTACACGGCGGCGCTCCCTCCCGGGGCCTCCGACGCGGTGACGCTCAACGAGGAGGCCGACCGCTTCCGCTGGGTGAAGCCCGGGGAGGCCCTCTCCCTCAACCTGAACGGCCCCAGCCGGGCCTTATTGAACCATGTCCGATCGCATCCTGATCTCGCGTTTGCGCGTTAG
- the ccsA gene encoding cytochrome c biogenesis protein CcsA, with amino-acid sequence MEDRLWFALGTVLALVSAGWSAYAFGAGRSQHTRWNNALLLLAWLAMSVFLSERGKRIGHCPLTNLFETLAFLDWSLLLTYLVIGTAYRVSVLGAFTAPVAAATGVFAFIVAVPSDVPRELPDLGWPLELHASFSLLAYGALGIGAVASALYLVQERQLKDHQLRQWFYRLPAMGDLARIQRRVLVWGFALLTLGLVAGIAVTRAGGIDWVKIVWSAGVWVLYLHLVLSPRLFGFGARRVAWCSVGSYVFILLTFWGINSLSHAHRFSS; translated from the coding sequence ATGGAAGACCGGCTCTGGTTCGCTCTCGGCACCGTGCTGGCCCTGGTCAGCGCGGGCTGGTCGGCCTATGCCTTCGGCGCGGGGCGCTCCCAGCACACGCGCTGGAACAACGCCCTCCTCCTCCTCGCCTGGCTGGCGATGTCGGTCTTCCTCTCGGAGCGGGGGAAGCGGATCGGCCACTGCCCGCTCACGAACCTCTTCGAGACCCTCGCCTTTCTCGACTGGTCGCTCCTCCTCACCTACCTCGTCATCGGGACCGCCTACCGCGTCTCGGTCCTCGGGGCCTTCACCGCCCCCGTCGCCGCCGCCACGGGGGTCTTCGCCTTCATCGTCGCCGTCCCGAGCGACGTCCCCCGGGAGCTGCCCGACCTCGGCTGGCCGCTGGAGCTCCACGCCTCGTTCAGCCTCCTCGCCTACGGAGCCCTCGGCATCGGGGCCGTCGCCTCGGCCCTCTACCTCGTCCAGGAACGGCAGCTGAAGGACCACCAGCTGCGGCAATGGTTCTACCGCCTCCCCGCGATGGGCGACCTCGCCCGGATCCAGCGGCGGGTCCTCGTCTGGGGCTTCGCGCTCCTCACCCTCGGCCTCGTCGCCGGGATCGCGGTGACCCGCGCCGGGGGGATCGACTGGGTGAAGATCGTCTGGTCGGCGGGCGTCTGGGTCCTCTACCTCCACCTCGTCCTCTCCCCCCGCCTCTTCGGCTTCGGCGCGCGCCGCGTCGCGTGGTGCTCCGTCGGGAGCTACGTCTTCATCCTGCTCACGTTCTGGGGGATCAACTCCCTGAGCCACGCCCACCGGTTTTCCTCATGA
- a CDS encoding GatB/YqeY domain-containing protein — MSSPSLMARIDDDLKKAMLARAAERLSVLRMLKSAIKYAAIENAGASASAVPTDADVTTVLRKEVKKRQDAVAGFESGGRPELAAKEQAEIAILDEYLPTPLSPAELEEIVKASIAEVGATGKAQMGQVIKAAQAKAAGRVDGKTLSQLVQKLLP, encoded by the coding sequence ATGAGTTCCCCCTCTTTGATGGCCCGGATCGACGACGATTTGAAGAAGGCGATGCTCGCCCGTGCCGCGGAGCGCCTCTCCGTCCTCCGCATGCTGAAATCGGCGATCAAATACGCCGCCATCGAGAACGCCGGGGCCTCGGCCTCGGCCGTCCCGACTGATGCCGACGTGACGACGGTCCTCCGCAAGGAGGTCAAGAAGCGGCAGGACGCCGTCGCCGGGTTCGAGAGCGGCGGCCGCCCGGAACTCGCCGCGAAGGAGCAGGCCGAGATCGCGATCCTCGACGAATACCTCCCCACCCCCCTCTCCCCCGCCGAGCTGGAGGAGATCGTGAAGGCCTCGATCGCCGAGGTCGGCGCGACGGGCAAGGCCCAGATGGGCCAGGTGATCAAGGCGGCGCAGGCGAAGGCGGCGGGCCGGGTCGACGGGAAGACGCTGAGCCAGCTCGTCCAGAAACTCCTTCCCTAA
- the hemC gene encoding hydroxymethylbilane synthase, with protein MKPFLIGTRGSALALAQCGQLRARLAALFPERVFELSILRTRGDDLSAARDAGASSPLPLEKGLFTKEIEEALLAGTIDAAVHSLKDMPVEGPQGLVLGAIPARGDGADVLVLKGTGSGGFDTLPHGATVATGSPRRTALLLHLRPDLRVVPLRGNIDTRLRRLRENDGWSAIVLAAAGLDRLAPDLAGMALHRVTLPPDLFLPAPGQGALAFQIRAGDAGAAAIAAALDDAPTRAAVTAERAFLSALGGGCRAPLGAYARIEAGRFRLDGIVWKKEDRPAFSGFVEGAADEAEALGRALGRELLEAVE; from the coding sequence ATGAAACCTTTCCTCATCGGCACCCGGGGTAGCGCCCTCGCCCTCGCCCAGTGCGGCCAGTTGCGCGCCCGCCTCGCCGCGCTGTTCCCGGAGCGCGTCTTCGAGCTCTCGATCCTCCGCACGCGGGGGGACGACCTCTCCGCCGCGCGCGACGCGGGGGCTTCCTCGCCTCTCCCTTTGGAGAAGGGCCTTTTCACGAAGGAAATCGAGGAGGCTCTCCTCGCCGGGACCATCGACGCCGCCGTCCACAGCCTCAAGGACATGCCGGTCGAGGGGCCCCAGGGGCTCGTCCTCGGCGCGATCCCGGCGAGGGGCGACGGGGCCGACGTCCTCGTCCTGAAGGGGACCGGCTCCGGGGGGTTCGACACCCTGCCGCACGGCGCGACCGTCGCCACGGGCAGCCCCCGGCGGACGGCCCTCCTCCTCCACCTCCGCCCCGATCTCCGCGTCGTCCCGCTGCGGGGTAACATCGATACCCGGCTCCGCAGGCTCCGGGAAAACGACGGCTGGTCGGCCATCGTCCTCGCCGCCGCCGGACTCGACCGCCTCGCCCCCGACCTCGCCGGGATGGCACTCCATCGCGTGACGCTCCCGCCCGATCTCTTCCTCCCCGCGCCGGGGCAGGGCGCCCTCGCGTTCCAGATCCGCGCCGGGGACGCCGGGGCCGCGGCCATCGCCGCCGCCCTCGACGACGCGCCGACCCGGGCCGCCGTCACTGCCGAGCGGGCCTTCCTCTCCGCCCTCGGCGGCGGCTGCCGCGCCCCCCTCGGGGCCTACGCGCGGATCGAGGCCGGACGCTTCCGCCTCGACGGCATCGTCTGGAAAAAAGAGGATCGCCCCGCCTTCAGCGGTTTCGTCGAAGGGGCGGCGGACGAAGCCGAGGCGCTGGGCCGCGCGCTGGGCCGCGAACTCCTGGAGGCGGTCGAATGA
- a CDS encoding ABC-2 family transporter protein: protein MLALLSKLRHLLAIWLAQGKYSLAREMMFRGNFIIWIAVEVCWFVLQLVFIRVLYLHVDAIAGWTQWEMVLLVGLSQLVQQLFQTFFMVNFLQFPDLIREGKLDFLLLRPAPILFLVSIRQWDVGSILNSLLGAAVSVWALGHLGVGITAGGLAAAAGFVVLGVAFHWAIMLLLVTPAFWVTNARGFIGVYYQLFNIARQPREAFKGVFLRLFTWAIPVLLVANLPVRMLAGKGIPLGATAWLVAGTGVLCLAASWFFHFGLRRYTSASS from the coding sequence ATGCTCGCCCTGCTCTCCAAACTCCGGCACCTCCTCGCCATCTGGCTCGCGCAGGGGAAGTATTCCCTCGCGCGGGAGATGATGTTCCGGGGGAACTTCATCATCTGGATCGCCGTCGAGGTCTGCTGGTTCGTCCTCCAGCTCGTCTTCATCCGGGTCCTCTACCTCCACGTCGACGCGATCGCCGGATGGACGCAGTGGGAGATGGTCCTCCTCGTCGGCCTGAGCCAGCTGGTGCAGCAGCTCTTCCAGACCTTCTTCATGGTCAACTTCCTCCAGTTCCCCGACCTGATCCGGGAGGGGAAGCTCGACTTCCTCCTGCTGCGGCCCGCGCCGATTCTCTTCCTCGTCTCGATCCGGCAGTGGGACGTCGGCTCGATCCTCAACTCGCTCCTCGGCGCGGCGGTCTCGGTCTGGGCGCTGGGCCACCTCGGGGTCGGGATCACCGCCGGGGGCCTCGCCGCCGCGGCGGGCTTCGTCGTCCTTGGCGTCGCGTTCCATTGGGCGATCATGCTCCTCCTCGTGACGCCCGCGTTTTGGGTGACGAACGCGCGGGGCTTCATCGGGGTCTATTACCAACTCTTCAACATCGCTCGGCAGCCGCGCGAGGCCTTCAAAGGGGTCTTCCTCCGGCTCTTCACCTGGGCGATCCCGGTCCTGCTGGTGGCGAATCTTCCCGTGCGGATGCTGGCGGGAAAGGGGATTCCCCTCGGCGCGACGGCGTGGCTGGTGGCGGGGACGGGGGTACTCTGTCTGGCGGCCTCGTGGTTTTTCCACTTCGGGTTGCGGCGATATACGAGCGCGTCGTCTTGA
- the hemA gene encoding glutamyl-tRNA reductase produces the protein MTPAPEPRPDPSRPPTFVCGGLSFKEAPVAVRERAAFRDEALPQALVRLRENLGLEEAVLLSTCNRVEFFGVGHPAEEAAAGGVGDAWASFLASFHAELEEPVRAALAGDFAAHSFRLSGRASIERLFRLASGLESMVVGETEIFGQVKEAYRVAAGSGATGKRLHRLFQASFSAAKEVRSKTQITRGSVSVGSVAVELAERLFGSLAGKTVMVLGAGATSERTARSLQGRGAGFLLVANRTYEKAEALAAELGGEAIHWDAFEARVEQADIVVSSTSAPHYVLTRERIDQVRRRRGGRPLFLIDLAVPRDIEPSVTHLPDVYLYDIDDLEAIARTNQRERSAEIVRCEGILAPHVEKLLAWEASLASSLADAQAQAKDKIKPSSSDLPDAGSGNYSAA, from the coding sequence ATGACCCCGGCACCGGAGCCCCGCCCCGATCCCTCCCGCCCCCCGACCTTCGTCTGCGGCGGCCTCTCCTTCAAGGAGGCCCCCGTCGCCGTCCGGGAACGGGCCGCGTTCCGGGACGAGGCGCTGCCCCAGGCCCTCGTCCGCCTGCGGGAGAACCTCGGCCTGGAGGAGGCCGTCCTCCTCTCGACCTGCAACCGGGTCGAGTTCTTCGGCGTCGGCCATCCAGCGGAGGAGGCCGCCGCCGGGGGCGTCGGCGATGCGTGGGCCTCGTTCCTCGCCTCGTTCCATGCGGAGCTGGAGGAGCCGGTGCGGGCGGCCCTCGCGGGCGATTTCGCCGCCCATTCCTTCCGGCTCTCGGGGCGGGCCTCGATCGAGCGGCTCTTCCGTCTCGCCTCGGGCCTCGAATCGATGGTCGTCGGCGAGACCGAGATCTTCGGCCAGGTGAAGGAGGCCTACCGCGTCGCCGCCGGATCGGGCGCGACGGGGAAGCGCCTCCACCGCCTCTTCCAGGCCTCGTTCTCGGCGGCGAAGGAAGTCCGCTCGAAGACCCAGATCACCCGCGGCAGCGTTTCGGTGGGCTCCGTCGCCGTCGAGCTGGCGGAGCGGCTCTTCGGCAGCCTCGCGGGGAAGACGGTGATGGTCCTCGGCGCGGGAGCGACGAGCGAGCGGACCGCCCGCTCCCTCCAGGGCCGGGGCGCGGGCTTCCTCCTCGTCGCGAACCGGACCTACGAGAAGGCCGAGGCGCTGGCCGCCGAGCTGGGCGGCGAGGCGATCCATTGGGACGCCTTCGAGGCGCGGGTCGAGCAGGCCGACATCGTCGTCAGCTCGACCTCGGCCCCCCACTACGTCCTGACGCGGGAGCGGATCGACCAGGTCCGCCGCCGCCGGGGCGGGCGGCCCCTCTTCCTCATCGACCTCGCCGTGCCGCGCGACATCGAGCCCTCCGTCACCCACCTCCCCGACGTCTACCTCTACGACATCGACGACCTCGAGGCGATCGCCCGGACGAACCAGCGGGAGCGGAGCGCCGAGATCGTCCGCTGCGAGGGGATCCTCGCCCCCCACGTGGAGAAGCTCCTCGCCTGGGAGGCCTCCCTGGCCTCTTCCCTGGCCGACGCCCAGGCCCAGGCCAAAGACAAGATCAAGCCGTCCTCCTCCGATCTCCCCGATGCCGGGAGCGGAAACTACAGCGCCGCCTAG
- a CDS encoding ABC-2 family transporter protein — MPETLAPSLAVPPLRGLLRGWRGIFALGFQSALIYRWGFFLRVFSSLLPLIVTWFVWGAVYQGKGTLGGYSWASMMAYYFALLILDNGFAPTEDDFQIAADIRDGKISQILLRPLNYGAYRFLLFVSSRAAHLLFAALPLAAILWYFREVFVDVPLHRTLLPALVAFCGSAVLQFAVSFMTGLLAFWLLEVGGIVFILFSLEFLVGGHIFPIDLLPEPWRTLAICSPFASQYWFPVSVLLGHVEGAALWKGFALQAFWIGAALTLAAFIWKRGLKRYTAVGG, encoded by the coding sequence ATGCCCGAAACGCTGGCTCCCTCCCTTGCCGTCCCGCCCCTGCGCGGCCTCCTCCGGGGGTGGCGCGGGATCTTCGCGCTCGGCTTCCAGAGCGCGCTGATCTACCGCTGGGGCTTCTTCCTCCGCGTCTTCTCCAGCCTCCTGCCGCTCATCGTCACCTGGTTCGTCTGGGGGGCGGTCTACCAGGGGAAGGGGACCCTCGGCGGCTATTCGTGGGCCTCGATGATGGCCTATTACTTCGCCCTCCTGATCCTCGACAACGGCTTCGCGCCGACCGAGGACGACTTCCAGATCGCCGCCGACATCCGCGACGGGAAGATCAGCCAGATCCTCCTCCGCCCGCTCAACTACGGGGCCTACCGCTTCCTCCTCTTCGTCTCCTCGCGGGCGGCCCATCTCCTCTTCGCCGCCCTGCCGCTGGCGGCGATCCTCTGGTACTTCCGCGAGGTCTTCGTCGACGTGCCGCTCCACCGGACCCTCCTGCCCGCCCTCGTCGCCTTCTGCGGCTCGGCGGTCCTCCAGTTCGCGGTCTCGTTCATGACCGGGCTCCTCGCCTTCTGGCTGCTGGAGGTCGGCGGGATCGTCTTCATCCTCTTCTCGCTCGAGTTCCTCGTCGGCGGCCACATCTTCCCCATCGACCTCCTCCCCGAGCCGTGGCGGACCCTCGCCATCTGCTCCCCCTTCGCCAGCCAATATTGGTTCCCCGTCTCGGTCCTCCTCGGCCACGTCGAGGGGGCGGCGCTCTGGAAGGGCTTCGCGCTCCAGGCCTTCTGGATCGGCGCGGCGCTGACGCTCGCCGCCTTCATCTGGAAGCGCGGGCTGAAGCGGTATACGGCGGTGGGCGGCTAA